The Geoglobus acetivorans genome window below encodes:
- a CDS encoding methyltransferase domain-containing protein, with protein MRKSFFSETVREKALSVAGVEKGRTAADIGAGTGFITEGLVRKGLRVIAVDRSEVMLAEMKKKFGGFQVDYCVGDAEKLPIPDEAVDYVFANMCLHHVESPPKAIKEMVRILKSGGRLVVTDLDEHSFEFLREEHHDRWMGFRREDIERWFREAGLGNVSVECAGEDCCAQSCCGEYARVSIFVASGEK; from the coding sequence ATGCGTAAGAGCTTCTTTTCGGAGACGGTCAGGGAAAAGGCTCTGTCGGTAGCAGGTGTGGAGAAAGGCAGGACTGCAGCCGACATTGGAGCCGGCACGGGCTTTATTACTGAGGGGCTGGTTCGCAAAGGCCTGCGGGTAATCGCCGTTGACAGGTCTGAGGTGATGCTGGCTGAGATGAAGAAGAAGTTCGGGGGTTTCCAGGTCGATTACTGTGTTGGGGATGCGGAAAAGCTCCCCATCCCGGATGAAGCTGTTGACTATGTTTTTGCCAACATGTGCCTCCATCATGTGGAATCTCCCCCGAAGGCGATAAAGGAGATGGTGCGGATTCTCAAGTCGGGGGGTAGGCTGGTGGTTACGGACCTGGACGAACACTCCTTCGAGTTTCTGAGGGAAGAGCATCACGACAGGTGGATGGGTTTCAGGAGAGAGGACATCGAGAGGTGGTTCAGGGAGGCTGGGCTCGGAAACGTGAGTGTGGAGTGTGCGGGCGAGGACTGCTGTGCCCAATCCTGTTGCGGAGAGTATGCCAGAGTCAGCATATTTGTGGCTTCGGGTGAGAAATGA
- a CDS encoding 3-keto-5-aminohexanoate cleavage protein: MSLEDKIIITCAVTGSIHTPTMSPYLPTTPEQIVEEAVRAAEAGAAVVHVHARDPKTGMPTANVEIFREILSAIKDRSDVVICPTTGGGIGMSVEERIRIVPELKPEMASFNMGSMNFSLHHMLRKYKEFKYDWEKEYLEMSKDFVFRNTFKDLEVVAKVFYENETKPELECYDVGHIYNAAFLVQTGVIKMPVHMQFVHGILGGIGTHIDDMIHMKRTADRFFGDNYTWSVIGAGRNEFRLCTVGAIMGGHVRVGMEDNLYLEKGRLAKSNAELVKKMARIARELGREPATPDEARKILGLKGKDKANF, encoded by the coding sequence ATGTCGCTTGAAGATAAAATTATCATAACCTGTGCTGTTACAGGGTCGATTCACACACCAACTATGTCTCCTTACCTCCCCACGACCCCTGAGCAGATTGTTGAGGAGGCAGTTAGGGCAGCTGAAGCTGGGGCAGCAGTAGTCCATGTCCACGCCAGAGATCCCAAAACCGGAATGCCTACAGCCAACGTGGAAATTTTCAGAGAAATCCTGTCCGCCATCAAAGATAGAAGTGACGTTGTTATATGCCCAACCACAGGTGGTGGGATAGGAATGAGTGTAGAGGAGCGAATCCGCATTGTACCGGAACTAAAACCAGAAATGGCATCATTCAATATGGGTTCCATGAATTTTTCACTGCATCATATGCTCCGGAAATACAAGGAGTTCAAGTATGACTGGGAGAAAGAGTACTTGGAAATGTCCAAGGATTTTGTTTTCAGAAATACCTTTAAGGATTTAGAAGTGGTGGCTAAAGTATTCTATGAGAATGAAACCAAGCCAGAACTTGAGTGCTACGATGTCGGGCACATATACAATGCTGCCTTCTTAGTTCAAACAGGAGTTATAAAGATGCCAGTCCATATGCAATTTGTCCATGGTATTCTTGGCGGGATAGGAACCCACATTGATGATATGATTCATATGAAGCGGACGGCCGATAGGTTTTTCGGAGATAACTACACTTGGTCAGTTATTGGCGCTGGAAGGAACGAGTTCAGGCTATGTACGGTTGGAGCCATAATGGGCGGACATGTCCGCGTAGGGATGGAGGATAACTTGTACCTCGAAAAGGGAAGACTTGCCAAAAGCAATGCAGAACTGGTTAAGAAAATGGCTAGAATCGCCAGAGAGTTAGGTAGAGAGCCCGCTACTCCGGACGAGGCGAGAAAGATTCTCGGTCTCAAAGGCAAAGATAAGGCAAACTTTTAA
- a CDS encoding cyclase family protein: MGKKIFDLSHTLLDDDPADPEGFRPHIVYRAHQQGAVEMKKFFDVNLDDLIYSKGLGWAVEELHMITHAGTHVDAPWHYAPVSEGKRARTIDEIPLEYFYGDGVVLDFRHKRPGEAITEEDVKDALRKINYTLKPGDIVLIMTGWDKKVGSPEYFNHPGLTYDAVKWIVEQGVKLIGIDAYSLDRSFKAMAEDYKRTGDGRYIWPAHFVGIEKEYLHIEKLANLDKLPKPYGFKVAAFPFKIYKASAGPARVVAIFEEEV, translated from the coding sequence ATGGGAAAAAAGATTTTTGATTTGAGCCACACGCTGTTGGACGACGATCCGGCAGATCCAGAGGGGTTCAGGCCCCACATCGTCTATAGAGCTCACCAGCAGGGGGCAGTAGAGATGAAGAAGTTCTTTGATGTGAACCTTGACGATTTGATTTACAGTAAAGGGCTTGGGTGGGCTGTAGAGGAACTCCACATGATAACACATGCAGGAACCCATGTAGATGCACCTTGGCACTATGCACCGGTTTCAGAGGGTAAGAGAGCAAGGACGATTGACGAAATTCCACTGGAGTACTTCTATGGAGACGGAGTCGTTCTCGACTTTCGCCATAAGAGGCCAGGAGAGGCGATAACGGAGGAGGACGTAAAAGATGCGCTGAGAAAAATAAACTACACGCTAAAGCCAGGAGATATAGTACTAATCATGACCGGCTGGGACAAAAAAGTTGGGAGCCCCGAGTATTTTAATCACCCCGGGCTAACGTATGATGCTGTCAAGTGGATAGTTGAGCAGGGTGTAAAACTTATCGGAATAGATGCTTACAGCCTAGATCGTTCTTTCAAAGCAATGGCTGAAGACTACAAGCGGACTGGGGATGGAAGATATATCTGGCCTGCCCATTTCGTAGGTATTGAAAAGGAGTATCTACACATAGAAAAGCTGGCGAATCTAGACAAACTACCTAAACCGTATGGATTCAAGGTCGCGGCATTCCCTTTCAAGATATATAAAGCGAGTGCTGGGCCGGCGAGGGTTGTGGCGATATTTGAGGAGGAGGTGTGA
- a CDS encoding ABC transporter permease subunit has protein sequence MAFNRLNEFIRGLIPYLAVPVIVFIISLTLPPSYQRITVHFLIYAVMAMAWVVVLKMGYVSLGSAAFYGAGAYFFTYIIKFYVGMPYLAAIVISIPIIALIAAIVGYVTMRLAGIFFIFATFAASEALRQIFMYSEINYSGFVGKIIPNPLSALQAIAIFSILLAFAGILFYTTTFHRYRVIIDFIREDEELARVFGVETLKYKIAFFTAASVLQGITGSFAAWYLSYIDPDLVFNPMISIQVLVIGLLGGTGNFLGAILAAALIIFLSEQLIRIASHVYLIVLGISILLVSKYMKEGFSGFISKLGSYRR, from the coding sequence TTGGCATTTAATAGACTCAACGAATTTATCAGGGGATTAATACCGTATTTAGCCGTACCCGTAATTGTATTCATCATTTCCTTGACTCTTCCCCCATCATATCAGCGGATTACCGTTCATTTCCTAATTTACGCAGTAATGGCGATGGCATGGGTGGTGGTTCTGAAGATGGGGTACGTGTCACTGGGCAGCGCTGCATTCTACGGAGCAGGAGCATACTTTTTCACATACATCATAAAATTCTACGTTGGAATGCCTTATCTGGCCGCCATAGTCATCTCCATACCTATTATAGCCCTGATAGCAGCCATTGTTGGTTATGTGACAATGAGATTGGCTGGCATATTTTTCATATTCGCAACATTTGCTGCTTCTGAAGCATTAAGGCAAATATTCATGTATTCTGAGATAAACTACTCAGGTTTTGTCGGAAAAATTATTCCAAACCCCCTTTCTGCACTTCAGGCAATTGCCATCTTTTCGATTTTACTCGCTTTTGCAGGAATATTATTCTACACAACTACATTTCACAGATACAGAGTTATTATCGATTTCATAAGAGAAGATGAAGAATTGGCAAGGGTTTTCGGTGTTGAAACATTGAAGTACAAGATAGCTTTTTTCACAGCCGCTTCAGTTCTCCAAGGCATTACAGGATCGTTTGCAGCTTGGTATCTGTCGTATATCGACCCAGATCTGGTTTTTAACCCCATGATCTCCATACAGGTTCTGGTCATCGGTTTGCTGGGAGGCACTGGAAATTTCCTTGGGGCAATTCTCGCTGCTGCTCTTATAATTTTCCTTTCAGAGCAACTCATCAGAATTGCCAGCCACGTCTATCTTATAGTTTTAGGCATAAGCATTCTTCTTGTCTCCAAATACATGAAAGAAGGATTTTCAGGTTTTATTTCGAAATTAGGAAGTTATAGGAGGTGA
- a CDS encoding ATP-binding cassette domain-containing protein, with product MLSVTSCSYTSHYQFIAEDNTLVAIIGPNGGGKSTFLKIISGAIRPAICSVILDDEDISQLKAPEIIRKGVVLVPEGKANFPEMTVEENLKLGFHIAGIPRKKRHEILENIFKLFPVLKDRKGQMAGTLSGGEQRMLAIARGLATNPRILLLDEPSLGLAPKVVEAIYSTLLEIKETGRTIIISEQGISAVLNFKEHFDKVYFVLNHQFMFSGGVEELEKIEEVRRVYFGI from the coding sequence TTGCTTAGTGTCACATCTTGCAGTTATACTTCTCATTATCAGTTCATTGCCGAAGATAACACTCTTGTTGCAATAATTGGTCCAAATGGGGGTGGTAAATCTACGTTTTTAAAGATTATCTCGGGGGCCATACGACCAGCAATATGCAGTGTAATTCTCGATGATGAAGACATCTCCCAGCTTAAAGCACCTGAAATAATTAGAAAAGGAGTTGTTCTTGTTCCTGAGGGCAAAGCCAACTTTCCAGAGATGACAGTTGAAGAGAACCTGAAACTCGGGTTTCATATTGCCGGAATTCCGAGAAAAAAAAGGCATGAGATACTCGAGAATATTTTCAAACTATTTCCAGTACTAAAAGACAGGAAAGGGCAAATGGCAGGAACTTTAAGTGGTGGAGAGCAAAGAATGCTTGCGATTGCTAGAGGGCTTGCTACAAATCCCAGAATCTTACTTCTGGATGAGCCCTCGCTGGGCCTAGCTCCAAAGGTTGTGGAAGCTATATATTCTACTCTATTGGAGATAAAAGAGACCGGCAGAACCATCATAATCTCCGAGCAGGGAATTTCTGCTGTTCTGAACTTTAAGGAGCATTTCGACAAAGTGTACTTCGTTTTAAACCATCAGTTCATGTTTAGTGGTGGAGTCGAAGAGCTTGAGAAAATAGAAGAGGTAAGGAGGGTTTATTTTGGCATTTAA
- a CDS encoding ATP-binding cassette domain-containing protein — MLEIKNISKNFGGIKALNNVSLSIEKDEIVGLIGPNGSGKTTLFNIVSGLIKPDSGAVIFSGKRIEGLQPEVISLSGITRTFQEVRVIDSLNVLENTMIASLPHFKMNYHIASDAAIEALEIVGLKDRAQTPVSKLKDGEKRLLELARAIAANPKLVLLDEIMAGLMEKEQSRLANLINMLRNELEITVFWIEHVLRAMFRLVEVDRIVVLNWGNKIAEGAPDEILRNNEVIEAYLGKIRGLGGETIA; from the coding sequence ATGTTAGAAATCAAAAATATTTCCAAAAACTTCGGAGGAATAAAAGCTCTCAATAACGTATCCCTTTCTATTGAAAAGGACGAAATAGTTGGTCTTATTGGTCCAAACGGTAGTGGAAAAACCACACTCTTCAACATTGTGAGCGGTTTGATCAAGCCAGATAGTGGAGCCGTCATATTCAGCGGGAAACGAATTGAAGGGCTGCAGCCAGAAGTGATATCCCTTTCCGGAATTACCAGAACTTTCCAAGAAGTAAGAGTTATCGATAGTCTCAATGTTCTCGAAAACACAATGATCGCATCCCTACCGCATTTTAAAATGAACTACCACATAGCAAGTGATGCTGCCATTGAAGCACTGGAGATTGTCGGGTTAAAAGACAGAGCACAAACACCCGTTTCCAAATTGAAAGATGGTGAAAAAAGGCTTCTAGAACTTGCCAGAGCTATTGCAGCCAATCCAAAACTAGTATTGCTTGATGAAATTATGGCGGGGCTAATGGAAAAAGAGCAGAGCAGGCTTGCAAATCTCATAAATATGCTCAGAAACGAGTTGGAAATTACAGTATTCTGGATAGAGCACGTTTTGAGGGCGATGTTCAGACTTGTGGAAGTCGACAGAATTGTTGTTTTGAATTGGGGGAACAAGATTGCTGAAGGTGCCCCTGATGAGATCTTGAGGAATAATGAGGTGATAGAGGCATATCTTGGGAAAATTCGTGGCTTGGGGGGTGAGACCATTGCTTAG
- a CDS encoding ABC transporter permease subunit, whose amino-acid sequence MDSSTFFYIVFSTIQLGLVYTLISLGFNLLYSSTRIINVAYGELIALGGYIAFWFYTLYSIPPPITMLFAGAILAAISYPIYLLLFKPLLETRNVEYIEVWGVIITFGLSITLQGFMTLFWSAQSKAYTYFDNVVPIGAVTVTLNRLIVMIIAALLVTILYILLFKTDFGISMRSVIQDPDLAAVLGLNIKSIFAMSFILSSAIAGISGVLISVIVEISPFMGVTYVILAFVITVIGGVGNPLGSLVGGLVLGLLDVLIGYTIGPSLNLFIVYSLLVAILVLRPKGLLGRG is encoded by the coding sequence ATGGACTCCTCTACATTTTTTTATATCGTTTTTTCAACCATCCAGCTAGGCTTAGTTTATACGCTCATCTCTTTGGGATTCAATCTGCTCTATAGCTCAACAAGGATTATAAACGTAGCTTATGGAGAACTCATTGCTCTTGGGGGTTACATAGCCTTTTGGTTTTATACTCTCTACTCTATCCCACCCCCCATAACAATGCTTTTCGCTGGTGCGATTCTCGCAGCCATAAGTTATCCCATCTATTTATTATTATTCAAACCCCTGTTAGAGACGAGAAACGTAGAGTATATAGAGGTCTGGGGAGTCATAATAACATTTGGTCTGTCCATAACGCTTCAGGGGTTTATGACACTTTTTTGGTCTGCACAATCTAAAGCTTATACGTATTTCGACAATGTTGTTCCAATCGGTGCGGTAACAGTAACGCTCAACAGGCTTATCGTTATGATCATTGCTGCCCTGCTTGTTACTATATTGTATATTTTGCTTTTCAAAACAGATTTCGGAATCTCGATGCGGAGTGTAATTCAAGATCCAGATCTCGCAGCGGTTCTCGGTCTCAACATCAAATCAATTTTTGCCATGTCATTTATCCTTTCTTCTGCAATTGCGGGTATCTCCGGGGTATTAATAAGCGTGATCGTTGAGATTAGTCCGTTTATGGGTGTTACCTACGTAATTCTCGCTTTTGTTATTACAGTTATTGGAGGTGTTGGTAACCCTCTTGGTAGCCTTGTTGGTGGATTGGTTCTTGGCCTGCTTGATGTATTGATAGGTTATACCATTGGTCCCAGCCTCAACTTATTCATCGTGTACTCTCTCCTTGTCGCCATTCTTGTTCTCCGACCAAAAGGTCTTCTCGGGAGGGGTTAA
- a CDS encoding ABC transporter substrate-binding protein produces the protein MDKRFLLVLVLALLAVVVAMECTQQTTQTPQKPTKESIKIGFTVSLSGPGAGAGTEQYRAYEVWREWVNSKGGIYIPEYGKKLPVEFVYYDDASEPARAKSLYEKLILEDKVDLLLAPWGTFIHLGIVPVIEKYKIPVVGNTAGVDINKINELGTKYMFFTWPTPQTSALAYTMFVEQFKEDVNKIAILYVQSDFTVANAKWNKKFIEERGIGEVVVFEGYPFGTKDLKGLLLKVKETNPDVVIVHSYPADAMLVTAQMKELNINPKIFMLGVGGQILAFEQKFDDATKEGIIAINNWHPDFYPEAKELYDLYVQKYGHNPPSHALGLAWLSAITLQQAIEKAGSLDPVKIQKVLASETFSTPFGEVKFENQVNTKSLIVLEQWQKGELRPVYVLRGIYPNLEPANLPLADLEYPKPQWPR, from the coding sequence TTGGATAAAAGATTTCTGCTGGTATTAGTTTTGGCCCTATTGGCAGTAGTAGTAGCCATGGAATGTACCCAACAAACCACACAAACTCCGCAAAAGCCAACAAAAGAGAGTATAAAAATTGGATTTACTGTATCTCTCTCTGGCCCTGGAGCTGGAGCCGGAACAGAGCAATATCGAGCATATGAAGTATGGAGGGAATGGGTTAACAGCAAAGGTGGAATTTACATTCCCGAGTATGGAAAGAAGTTACCAGTTGAGTTTGTATACTACGACGATGCTTCTGAACCCGCAAGAGCTAAAAGTCTGTATGAAAAGCTCATTCTGGAAGACAAAGTCGATTTGCTATTGGCCCCATGGGGAACGTTCATACACCTCGGCATAGTTCCTGTTATAGAGAAATACAAGATACCTGTTGTAGGAAATACAGCTGGAGTCGATATCAACAAGATAAACGAGCTAGGAACCAAGTATATGTTTTTCACTTGGCCCACGCCTCAAACCTCTGCTTTGGCGTATACTATGTTTGTCGAGCAGTTCAAGGAAGATGTAAACAAAATCGCTATACTGTATGTACAGTCAGACTTTACCGTAGCAAACGCCAAGTGGAACAAGAAGTTTATCGAAGAGCGAGGGATTGGAGAAGTTGTTGTCTTCGAGGGTTATCCGTTTGGAACCAAAGATTTGAAGGGTCTGCTATTAAAGGTAAAGGAAACGAATCCTGATGTCGTGATAGTCCATTCTTATCCAGCGGATGCAATGCTTGTTACTGCTCAGATGAAAGAGCTCAACATCAATCCGAAAATATTTATGCTCGGTGTTGGCGGGCAAATCCTTGCTTTCGAACAAAAATTCGATGACGCAACGAAAGAAGGAATAATTGCCATCAACAACTGGCATCCAGACTTCTATCCGGAAGCTAAGGAGCTTTATGACCTATATGTCCAAAAATACGGGCACAATCCGCCATCTCACGCTCTTGGGCTTGCATGGCTAAGTGCTATAACTCTTCAACAGGCGATCGAGAAAGCAGGCTCTCTTGATCCGGTAAAGATACAGAAAGTTCTTGCCAGCGAAACCTTCTCCACACCATTCGGAGAGGTTAAATTCGAAAACCAAGTAAATACCAAATCACTCATAGTTCTAGAACAGTGGCAAAAGGGAGAATTAAGACCAGTTTACGTATTGAGGGGAATTTATCCAAATCTCGAACCCGCAAACTTGCCTTTAGCAGACCTCGAATATCCAAAACCACAATGGCCTCGGTGA
- a CDS encoding YgjP-like metallopeptidase domain-containing protein, with protein sequence MGSSAIRLIFQHQSCFDDKIVISIPDGRNPYVYLRNWIKGELRRKLEEYLSEYSSLMNVRFNRFFIKAHKSKWGSCSARKNLNFNIKLAALPEELVKYVVVHELTHLIERKHNRYFWLKVSRFCPDYNEKEKMLAKYWFVVHSNKLWLKLLEK encoded by the coding sequence ATGGGTAGCTCAGCAATCCGTTTAATCTTTCAACATCAAAGTTGCTTCGATGATAAAATCGTAATTTCTATTCCAGATGGAAGAAATCCATACGTTTACTTAAGAAACTGGATTAAAGGAGAGCTCAGAAGGAAACTTGAGGAGTATCTCAGCGAATATTCATCTCTCATGAACGTCCGCTTCAACAGATTCTTTATCAAGGCTCACAAAAGCAAGTGGGGTAGCTGCTCTGCAAGGAAAAACCTGAACTTCAACATCAAACTTGCTGCTCTGCCTGAGGAGCTTGTTAAATACGTGGTTGTACACGAGCTAACCCATCTGATTGAAAGAAAGCACAACAGATACTTCTGGCTGAAGGTTTCCAGATTCTGCCCAGATTACAATGAAAAAGAGAAGATGCTTGCCAAATACTGGTTTGTGGTTCATAGCAACAAACTCTGGCTTAAACTGCTTGAGAAGTAG
- a CDS encoding C2H2-type zinc finger protein — protein MRQCLYCKKWFKNRQALRAHQKSCPLKPSMFWNSEFEVQGYRFMVTVSEKAYQVLREFKTNNPHVFLGAVKAMRLLGLVKSYRVEKVK, from the coding sequence ATGAGACAATGTCTGTATTGCAAAAAATGGTTCAAGAACAGACAAGCCTTAAGAGCTCATCAGAAATCCTGCCCACTAAAACCCTCAATGTTCTGGAACTCTGAATTCGAGGTTCAAGGCTACAGGTTTATGGTTACTGTAAGTGAGAAGGCATATCAAGTACTCAGAGAATTTAAAACAAACAACCCACATGTCTTTCTTGGAGCTGTTAAAGCAATGAGATTGTTGGGCTTGGTGAAATCCTACAGGGTGGAAAAGGTAAAATGA
- a CDS encoding type II toxin-antitoxin system CcdA family antitoxin, with protein sequence MKKRTSLYVDAELIEKAKRKFNLSQLLEWAIIKALNGELEDLNSALRPCPGGVRGFKSRPPH encoded by the coding sequence ATGAAGAAGAGAACTTCGCTCTATGTTGACGCTGAGCTTATCGAAAAAGCTAAACGAAAATTCAACCTATCTCAGTTACTGGAATGGGCTATAATCAAGGCGCTAAATGGGGAATTGGAAGATTTGAATTCAGCCTTAAGACCCTGTCCCGGAGGGGTCCGCGGGTTCAAATCCCGCCCCCCGCATTAA
- a CDS encoding lamin tail domain-containing protein produces MRKFVLITILLALLFAGCSGEVEEVGPTPTPTPTVTPMHSPTSTPTPAMTPTPMMTNTPMETPQATPSPTPMQPTTTPTPFEFEYGVKYKVLVVDVIDGDTIDVKLPDGTVERVRMLGVDTPETTASKNKAGEYGDITDLECLAQWGQNAKQFTQKLYGKYVWIEFDSLAGMRGYYGRLLTYVYYPDENTDFTAELVKQGYARVYVEGTFEKESEYVSYQDSAISNGVGLWGACAVTTPTPAPTETSTSGTCVYILNVNYDAPGNDNENPNGEYVVLKNSCSSSVNLAGWVLEDDAGHKYVFPPYTMNSGETLYIYSGNGVDSTGKLYWGYGRAIWNNGGDTAYLYDSTGNLVDSYSW; encoded by the coding sequence GTCGAGGAAGTCGGGCCAACACCGACACCCACGCCAACAGTTACCCCGATGCACAGCCCAACGTCCACACCTACTCCAGCAATGACGCCAACTCCAATGATGACCAACACTCCAATGGAGACACCGCAAGCCACACCATCTCCAACCCCAATGCAGCCCACTACAACCCCAACACCGTTTGAATTTGAATATGGTGTGAAATACAAAGTTCTGGTTGTGGATGTTATAGATGGCGATACGATTGATGTCAAACTTCCTGATGGAACGGTTGAGAGAGTGAGAATGCTCGGTGTTGACACCCCTGAGACTACGGCAAGCAAAAACAAGGCTGGAGAATATGGTGACATAACAGATCTTGAATGTCTCGCTCAATGGGGGCAGAATGCAAAACAATTCACCCAGAAGCTTTATGGAAAGTATGTCTGGATTGAGTTCGACTCTCTGGCAGGGATGAGGGGATACTACGGAAGACTTCTTACCTATGTCTATTACCCGGACGAGAATACGGACTTCACAGCCGAACTCGTGAAGCAGGGATATGCGAGAGTGTATGTTGAGGGAACGTTTGAGAAAGAAAGCGAATACGTCAGCTATCAGGATTCTGCGATTAGTAACGGTGTCGGTTTGTGGGGAGCTTGTGCAGTTACCACACCCACTCCAGCCCCGACTGAAACCTCAACTTCTGGAACCTGTGTTTACATTCTCAATGTCAATTACGACGCTCCTGGTAATGACAACGAAAATCCGAACGGAGAGTATGTTGTTCTGAAGAACTCGTGTTCCAGCTCTGTGAATCTTGCAGGGTGGGTTCTTGAGGATGATGCAGGTCACAAATACGTATTCCCACCTTATACCATGAACTCCGGAGAAACGCTCTACATCTACAGCGGCAATGGTGTCGACAGTACAGGAAAACTCTACTGGGGATATGGCAGAGCGATATGGAACAATGGTGGGGATACTGCATATCTCTATGATTCGACTGGAAATCTTGTTGATAGCTACAGCTGGTGA